Proteins from one Parasteatoda tepidariorum isolate YZ-2023 chromosome 4, CAS_Ptep_4.0, whole genome shotgun sequence genomic window:
- the LOC122268783 gene encoding uncharacterized protein: MPRLRGRARNIGRRTRNAQLVHDHRLNRTVEEHLTDNVNLRNQVASSRENENSEQRNQRLRANALRQRETRQRATNENRERDQRRMQDNRALIRASLNRLAFEYDPEIDYSSHALILIGSMDNECQYCHALKYKGESPGLCCASGKISLPPLNPPPEPLKTLLAGTASQSKLFLRKIRKFNSCFQMTSFGATKIVHNEDGRNFESTFKIQGQVYHQIGSLLPMPNVDPKFLQIYFMGDEEQQTHTRCVYNHIEQMEEREIFDNLETFLQNHNQLIRLFKTISTRLQNDNYAIVIKADRVPYGEHAGTYNVPIVNEVAVVMAGNPCERRDIRIQRRDNTIQIIQDNHRSYDALQYPLIFWEGEHGYHLNIKQRNPTTGTTYRLFYNFF; this comes from the coding sequence ATGCCACGTCTTCGTGGAAGAGCAAGAAATATTGGTCGACGTACTCGAAACGCTCAATTGGTCCATGATCATCGATTGAATAGAACAGTTGAAGAACACTTGACGGATAATGTGAATTTAAGAAATCAAGTTGCATCTTCacgtgaaaatgaaaattcagaGCAACGCAATCAACGTCTTCGTGCAAATGCATTAAGACAACGAGAGACACGCCAACGAGCGACCAACGAAAACAGAGAACGTGACCAACGGCGAATGCAAGATAATCGAGCATTGATACGAGCATCACTTAATCGTCTTGCATTTGAATATGACCCTGAAATAGACTATTCGTCACATGCACTAATCTTAATCGGTAGCATGGACAACGAGTGTCAATATTGTCATGCTTTAAAGTACAAAGGTGAATCGCCTGGTTTATGTTGCGCATCTGGAAAAATTTCACTTCCACCGTTAAATCCACCACCGGAAcctttgaaaacattattagCTGGAACCGCATCTCAATCGAAATTGTTTTTGCGGAAAATTCGTAAATTCAATTCTTGCTTTCAAATGACATCATTTGGAGCAACAAAAATTGTTCATAATGAGGATGgtcgtaattttgaatctacATTTAAGATTCAAGGTCAAGTGTACCACCAAATTGGTTCATTGCTTCCAATGCCTAATGTCGATCCaaaattcttacaaatttaCTTTATGGGCGATGAGGAGCAACAAACTCATACACGATGCGTATACAACCATATAGAGCAGATGGAGGAACGAGAAATTTTCGACAATTTGGAAACGTTCTTGCAAAATCATAACCAATTGATACGATTGTTCAAGACTATTTCCACCAGACTGCAAAACGACAACTACGCCATTGTTATTAAAGCAGACAGAGTGCCCTATGGAGAGCACGCAGGCACATATAATGTTCCAATTGTTAATGAAGTTGCAGTTGTTATGGCTGGTAACCCATGTGAACGTCGAGATATTCGCATACAACGCAGAGataatacaatacaaataaTTCAAGACAATCATCGTTCTTACGACGCACTGCAATATCCGTTGATATTTTGGGAAGGAGAACATggatatcatttaaatattaaacaaaggaATCCAACAACAGGCACAacttatagattattttataattttttttaa